The window CGTCCTCGGGTTGCCGCTGTTCGGTATCGAGAACTTCGTCCCGGGCCGCTGGATCGCGTTCCTCTACGCTCCGCTCGCGGTGGTCGGGGTCCTCGGCCTGCGCCACCTCGCGGCCCGGACGCCGACGACGGTGGCCGTCGCCGTCCTGCTGCTGTTGATCGCCGTCTACCCGAACGTGATGGTGCTCTCGAACGACGGCGCGATGGACAACCCGGTGTTCCCGGGCCAGCACGAGCGCCTCTCGTACACCGAACAGGAACTCGCCGCACTGGAGACGGTCGGCGACCTGAAGCCGCCCGACAGGTCGGAGAGCGAACTGTACACCGACGACCCGTACGGCACCGTGTGGGAGCGGACCGACACCCACCCGGCGGAGCCGTTACCGGCCCGCGACGGCCGGGTGATACCACAGGAGTTCACCGTCTACCGCAGCTACCAGTCCGAACACGCCTCGTACTTCGAGGCGAACGCGACGGGTGAGACGGCCGGCAGACCTGTGAACCTCGACCCACCGAAAGAGGAAGTCTGCCCGCCCGCCGCGAACTACGTCTACGCGAACGGACAGGTCACCGCCTGCACGCTCCCGAACTGAGACTGCGGGAGTACTCGGTCGAGAGGTACACGACTCGGGGCGGCCGGAGTCGCCCCACCGACCGCTCCGTCGCGTGCGACGCTCGCTCCGACGGTGGACGATCTCACACACAGAAGAGGGCGGACTCGTGAGCCGGCACGTCTGATCCCTGCGGAGTGTCAATCGGGTCGGGACGGTCCGTCTGTTCTCCCAGTCGGGACGATCCGTCTGTTCTCCCAGTCGGGACGGTCCGTCTGTTCTCCCGAGTCAGTCGCTGTCTGCTGCGCGCTCGAACTGTCGTCGGGTCGCCTCCGGGTTCAGCGTCGGTGCCGTGACCGTGTCGTCGTAGACGACGCGCGGGAACGTCGTGACGCCGACGCGCGGGGCCCGGTCGGCGGTCGCCTGCAGGGGCAGCGTGTAGCTCTTGGACTGTATCGCCTTCCGGACCTGCGCCACGCCGTCCACGTCGGCGGCGCGGGCGAACCGGACGAGCGTGTCGGTCGTCGCCCACACGTCCGCATCCTGCGGCTGGTTCTCGAACACGTGCGCGAAGTACGACCAGTAGGCGTCGGGGTCGACGTCCCAGACGGCGAGGCCGGCGCGCGTCGCCCGCGGCGCGTCCGGCCCGAGGCTCGGCTCGCCGTTCTCGTAGGCGACGGCGCGGTACTCCAGGGTGACCTCGCCCGGCGCGACGAAGTCGTCGACGAGCGTGCCCATCTGCCCGGCGACGAACTCGCGGGTGTAGGGACACTTCCAGTTCCCGTAGAGCGTGACCGTCTCGGCGGTGGTGCCCATCGTCGCGTACCGTGTCTCGGCTCCCCTGTTCGGGACGGTGGCCTCCGAGACACCGAAGTTCGGTTCCGTGACGGTGGGTGGCTCGGCAGTCTCCCGTGCCGCGTCTGTCGCCCGGTCGGTCGTCGTCCCGCCGGTCGGTGTCGCGTCGGTCGTCGTCCCGCCGGCCGTCGGCCCACCTGTCGTCGGCGGTCCGTCGGACTCGGCTCGGCTGACGAGACTGGCACAGCCCCCGAGGCTCGTCGTCGTCGCGACGCCGGCCAGCGAGAGCAACTGTCGTCGTGAGAGGTCGTCTGCATCCATGTGTCCTCGAAGACCGGCCTCACGCCCGTTATTATCGACCCTGTAAGCCGGTTACGACCGTTGTCTCCCGCGGACGGGTGGCGGGAAAGCGACCTTAGCCCGCTTATAGTAATGCGCCAACACCGACTTGGCCGGGCCACGGGAGGGTCGCGCGGTTCGACGACCCCCACCTCTGAGCCATGACACGAACGCTACGACAGACCACGACCGACACGCCCTCCGCATCGCTCTCGACAGCCGCCGTCACCTCGTCCGACCCCGACGCCGCCAGTCGAGCGGAGGGCGCCCGCTGATGTGTGGAATCATCGCCCACGTCGGCGATCGGCGGGCACTCGACCCGGTCGTCTCCGGCCTCGAGAAGCTCGAGTACCGCGGCTACGACTCGGCGGGTCTCGCCGTACAGAACGGTCACGGACTCGACGTCTGGAAGTGCTCCGGCGAGGTGTCGGAGCTGAAGGAGACGGTCGACGACGTCGAGACGAGCGCGAACGTCGGCATCGGCCACACCCGCTGGAGTACACACGGGCCGCCGACCGACAGGAACGCCCACCCCCACACCGACTCGGAGGGCCGCGTCGCCGTCGTCCACAACGGCATCGTCGAGAACTACGACGAACTCCGGGAGTCGCTCCGCGACCGTGGCCACGTCTTCACCAGCGACACCGACACGGAGGTCATCCCCCACCTCGTCGCCGCCTACCTGGACGAAGGGTACGACCCCCGTGCGGCGGTCGAGGCGAGTGTCGACGAACTCGAAGGGAGCTACGCCATCGCGG of the Salinirubrum litoreum genome contains:
- a CDS encoding DsbA family protein, encoding MDADDLSRRQLLSLAGVATTTSLGGCASLVSRAESDGPPTTGGPTAGGTTTDATPTGGTTTDRATDAARETAEPPTVTEPNFGVSEATVPNRGAETRYATMGTTAETVTLYGNWKCPYTREFVAGQMGTLVDDFVAPGEVTLEYRAVAYENGEPSLGPDAPRATRAGLAVWDVDPDAYWSYFAHVFENQPQDADVWATTDTLVRFARAADVDGVAQVRKAIQSKSYTLPLQATADRAPRVGVTTFPRVVYDDTVTAPTLNPEATRRQFERAADSD